Within Bacillus sp. E(2018), the genomic segment CATCATGATTGAAATCCTCAAGATCTTCTTTCCTTATATCTCTGCTTGGATACCAACGATCGCCTGTATGCTAGGCTTAATCATATCTGTTTTAATTGCACATCCGCATAGTCTTTGGACTGGTATCGTAATGGGAATCATCTATGGAGTTGCTGCAGTTGGATCTTACTCAAGTTTTGTTTATGTCATTTATAACTATCGAGATAAGAAGCCTCACAATCCTTATAAATAGTTGATTGCTTGGATAAGTTCGTTTACGTTTAGTACATAACTTAACGAACTTTTTTATGAGGAGAATGAAATGAACAGAAAAACAGCCATTGTAACCGGCACTTCTAGCGGGTTTGGTATGTATTGTGCAATTGAACTTGCAAAGGCCGGTTTCAATGTAGTGAGTACGATGCGAAATGTAAGTCGTGCGGAAGCTCTATTAAAGTTGGCAGACGAAAACAAGGTAAGTGACCAGATTTATCTTCATGTTCTGGACGTAACATCAACAGAATCTATTCAAACATTTAAAGACTTCATCAAAGAGCTTCCTACCATTGATGTTTTAGTAAATAATGCGGGGTTTGCACTTGGCGGTTTTTCAGAAGAACTATCAATCAATGAATATCGTCTGCAGTTTGAGACAAATGTATTTGGTGTTATGGCAGTTACCCAATCCGTCCTTCCCTTCATGCGTAAAAACAAGCGAGGACGCATCATTAATATGAGCAGCATCTCTGGAAAGTTTGGTTTTCCTGGTCTATCACCTTATACGGCATCAAAGCACGCGTTGGAAGGATACAGCGAAAGTTTGCGTTTAGAACTGCGACCGTTCGGAATAGATGTCGTTCTTATAGAACCTGGATCTTATCAAACAAACATTTGGTCTTCGATTGACAACTTGACGATCGATTCTCAGTCTCCTTATTCCTTTTATATGGATGCACTTTTAAAAAACATGCAAAACAGCAAAGTAGATCATGGGAATCCTATCGATGTCGCAAAACTTGTAACTAAGCTTGCTATCTCCACAAAAACTCCTAAGCTCCGTTATCCGATTGGCAAAGGTGTGAGATTAACGATACGGCTAAAAAGCATCCTCCCATGGAAGATACTAGAAAGATTAATTACAATGAGATTAGTAGGAAACAAAAAGAGGTAGTCATCCGAGACTGCCTTTTTATGATGTTTGATCATGATTGCTCTTAAAATGAGCATTAAATTGGCCACGAAGCATCCCTTTAAGCAAATTCTTTTCTGATTGTTTTTCTTTTCCCTTCTTCATCTCAGTTCTAATTT encodes:
- a CDS encoding SDR family oxidoreductase translates to MNRKTAIVTGTSSGFGMYCAIELAKAGFNVVSTMRNVSRAEALLKLADENKVSDQIYLHVLDVTSTESIQTFKDFIKELPTIDVLVNNAGFALGGFSEELSINEYRLQFETNVFGVMAVTQSVLPFMRKNKRGRIINMSSISGKFGFPGLSPYTASKHALEGYSESLRLELRPFGIDVVLIEPGSYQTNIWSSIDNLTIDSQSPYSFYMDALLKNMQNSKVDHGNPIDVAKLVTKLAISTKTPKLRYPIGKGVRLTIRLKSILPWKILERLITMRLVGNKKR